One segment of Corynebacterium caspium DSM 44850 DNA contains the following:
- a CDS encoding RNA polymerase-binding protein RbpA, with translation MADRVLRGSRMGAVSYETDRDHDLAPRQMVKYQTPSGAIFEVPFAHEAELPGTWICKNGEEGVLIEGEGTDPKPVKPPRTHWDMLCERRTIEELDELLEERIEALRKRRRDAARLLKQQKEEEAAKQK, from the coding sequence ATGGCCGATCGCGTACTGCGTGGCAGCCGAATGGGTGCTGTTAGTTATGAGACAGACCGTGACCACGATCTAGCTCCTCGCCAAATGGTGAAATACCAAACGCCCTCCGGAGCGATTTTCGAGGTACCTTTCGCGCATGAAGCTGAGTTGCCAGGTACGTGGATCTGCAAGAATGGTGAAGAAGGCGTTCTTATTGAAGGTGAAGGTACTGATCCTAAACCGGTAAAGCCGCCGCGTACGCACTGGGATATGCTCTGCGAACGACGCACCATCGAAGAATTAGATGAACTTTTAGAAGAACGCATCGAGGCGCTGCGCAAACGTCGTCGTGATGCAGCTCGCCTGCTCAAGCAGCAAAAAGAGGAAGAAGCTGCGAAGCAGAAATAA
- a CDS encoding YceI family protein, whose product MPSKQKTIVTAGISAIVILVLLSLIPLFISLNSGPGLKAEPLNAENAKPATTDLDGTWVVSRGHRPNTSAVGFTFFEILPGDKRLTSGATEHVTGHIQVSGDILQEGTVTVDMDKIATDNERRDINVRNKVFDTDTYPTAYFELTSPVALTNIPDNGYPAEVEIAGDLTIKGTTVPVKAMFQVLRDAEWLIFSGDIPISRTAFKVETPDFIAASIADEGDVNIRLSLRKNEEKN is encoded by the coding sequence GTGCCAAGCAAACAAAAAACCATCGTTACCGCCGGGATTTCTGCCATAGTGATTTTGGTATTGCTGAGCTTGATTCCGCTTTTTATCTCCCTAAATAGCGGCCCTGGCTTAAAGGCTGAGCCGCTTAATGCCGAAAATGCTAAACCAGCCACCACTGATCTCGACGGCACCTGGGTTGTAAGCAGAGGTCATCGCCCTAATACCTCTGCAGTGGGATTTACTTTTTTTGAGATACTTCCTGGCGATAAACGGTTAACCTCAGGGGCTACCGAGCATGTAACTGGGCATATTCAGGTTTCTGGCGATATTTTGCAAGAAGGCACCGTTACTGTAGATATGGATAAAATAGCTACGGATAATGAGCGCAGAGATATCAATGTGCGTAATAAAGTTTTTGACACTGATACCTATCCGACGGCATATTTCGAGCTCACCAGCCCCGTTGCTTTAACAAATATCCCAGATAATGGTTATCCAGCTGAAGTGGAAATCGCCGGAGATCTAACGATAAAGGGCACTACTGTGCCAGTTAAAGCTATGTTCCAAGTGCTTAGAGATGCTGAGTGGCTAATTTTTTCGGGCGATATTCCGATATCTCGAACCGCGTTTAAGGTAGAAACTCCTGATTTTATTGCAGCTTCCATAGCTGATGAAGGCGATGTCAATATTCGGCTATCCCTGCGGAAAAATGAGGAGAAAAACTAA
- a CDS encoding amino acid ABC transporter ATP-binding/permease protein: MLKKLLHLAQPVWIFLALSTFCRIASQLAGAAVLLYPVWEITRPEPAAYGKIGLTVAVLAVCAASLRWAEQVSGHAAAFRLLAKMRVQLYDSLVARGSGNLSGGHGAGSIMSVATRDINAVEVFFAHTIAPLISAIMFSLAFLLLVFSFSSNPAAWVLAILCVGIAFGLPFLRKTGAEARLRGQISQHLSEDSHGFLEIISFGATSARLAKLAKLESQLAADIKTTGAFNGLRNAISTFWPWVGAAGIFLTTQSIFLSLCVLALAPIVSGVEAFARTLPRAWEASARYFALISAPVDIPEPANPQPLPAPSKTNKQALAVSYKNISLAYPQAPRQPRGKNKPNQSSNLKPHYILQDFSLHIPAGARIGIVGPSGSGKSTLVKALVRLVDPIAGSIELGGVNIADLKISDLRSAVGLVEQQAFILRGSVLTNMRLGNPQLSPDAARKYLDLAQARDISLEQEATALSGGEQQRVNLARVLARRPQVLVLDEATSHQDALRQKELAAILTSLEDTTVIMIAHRPAALVGVDKVIELPATRDLGPNPGGGKPQPTAIPK; the protein is encoded by the coding sequence ATGCTAAAAAAACTACTGCATTTAGCCCAACCAGTTTGGATATTTTTGGCACTATCTACCTTTTGCAGGATTGCTAGCCAATTAGCTGGTGCGGCAGTATTGCTATATCCGGTGTGGGAAATTACTCGTCCAGAGCCAGCTGCATATGGGAAAATTGGGCTAACAGTTGCCGTTTTAGCAGTATGTGCAGCCAGTTTGCGCTGGGCAGAACAAGTAAGTGGACACGCTGCCGCATTTCGACTCTTAGCAAAAATGCGAGTACAGCTCTACGATTCCTTGGTGGCCCGTGGAAGTGGCAACTTAAGCGGTGGACACGGAGCTGGTTCGATTATGAGTGTGGCGACTCGCGATATTAATGCCGTAGAAGTATTCTTTGCCCACACCATTGCCCCACTAATTAGTGCCATTATGTTTTCCTTAGCCTTTTTATTGCTGGTCTTTAGTTTTAGTTCCAATCCGGCAGCATGGGTGCTGGCAATTTTGTGTGTAGGAATTGCTTTCGGGTTGCCATTTTTGCGCAAAACAGGTGCTGAAGCTCGCCTTCGTGGCCAAATATCGCAACACCTAAGCGAGGATAGCCACGGATTTCTAGAAATAATTTCCTTTGGGGCAACTAGTGCTCGCTTGGCGAAATTGGCGAAATTAGAATCCCAATTAGCAGCAGATATCAAGACGACCGGGGCTTTTAATGGTCTTCGTAATGCGATTTCCACTTTCTGGCCTTGGGTTGGAGCTGCAGGAATTTTCTTAACTACGCAGTCGATATTTCTTTCTCTATGCGTTTTGGCTCTAGCTCCTATTGTCTCTGGTGTAGAAGCTTTTGCCCGCACTCTCCCGCGGGCTTGGGAAGCTAGTGCCAGATATTTTGCCCTCATTTCAGCCCCGGTAGATATCCCGGAACCTGCTAATCCACAGCCTTTACCTGCTCCTTCCAAAACAAATAAGCAGGCCTTGGCAGTTTCTTATAAAAATATAAGTTTGGCCTACCCACAGGCACCTCGGCAGCCAAGGGGAAAAAATAAGCCGAATCAGAGTAGCAACCTAAAGCCGCACTATATTTTGCAGGATTTTTCCCTGCATATTCCAGCAGGAGCACGAATAGGCATAGTTGGGCCCTCGGGGTCTGGAAAATCTACCTTAGTAAAGGCGTTGGTGCGTTTGGTGGATCCAATCGCTGGCAGTATTGAGCTTGGAGGTGTCAATATTGCAGACTTAAAAATCTCAGATTTACGCAGTGCTGTGGGATTAGTTGAGCAGCAGGCTTTTATTTTACGCGGCTCAGTATTGACAAATATGCGCCTTGGAAATCCGCAATTAAGCCCAGATGCTGCCCGCAAATATCTGGATCTGGCACAGGCGCGCGATATTTCCTTAGAACAAGAGGCCACTGCCCTATCTGGAGGAGAACAACAACGGGTTAATTTGGCCCGAGTTTTAGCTCGGAGGCCACAGGTCTTAGTTTTAGATGAAGCCACTAGCCATCAAGATGCTTTGCGACAAAAGGAACTGGCCGCAATTTTAACCAGTTTAGAAGATACTACGGTCATAATGATCGCCCACCGGCCAGCAGCTTTGGTGGGCGTTGATAAAGTAATCGAGCTTCCAGCTACTCGTGACTTAGGTCCAAATCCCGGTGGCGGTAAGCCCCAACCAACTGCCATACCGAAATAG
- a CDS encoding ATP-binding cassette domain-containing protein, whose translation MPLTSRLLSALIVARVFITGLIILSFADLIRSPATTGLLPLISLALAAAILALLEYLLPPYLRARREKYWRARLAQSRFAAPDIDTALAASDKYLTATESVEKAASYETEFLGPLRAAMVAPVAIILLVGLKISWLAALIMSLGSLVVPLIIFWAIKTLRGAGAGYGRASGQLAGSFLSSVRHLQSILVLNAATQRRQIISSLAENIRRQVMGLLYKNQAMILVTDGSFGLLVMASTAAVSVSGLAAGRYDAPTAVALILLARLLIDPVNAMGRTFYTGMSGKAALNRLKSQLPASQAITMPAAAEIKTQAPSIRVQNLGVSRKSDGKLKEVIKNLNLEIPAGYHTAIIGPSGVGKSSLGLALAGLLPYQGTIMVDAQPVTAQQLRQLVSYMPQQATLFSGSLAENIDLAGKGLDIAEIQDSLTAAALDLDPATLIGETNRRGLSGGQAARVALARAHAKGAKIFVLDEPVAQLDIQTAAEVRNTAKALGITLIEITHRITEANESQQIIALKNGELVEAASFQNAAAQAEILEKTEETQK comes from the coding sequence ATGCCGCTAACTAGTCGTCTGCTCAGCGCTTTGATTGTGGCGCGAGTTTTTATTACCGGGCTCATAATTTTGAGTTTCGCAGATTTAATTCGAAGCCCCGCTACCACCGGGCTTCTTCCGCTAATATCTTTGGCCTTAGCCGCTGCAATCTTAGCCTTGCTGGAATACCTATTGCCGCCATATTTAAGGGCTCGACGGGAAAAATATTGGCGAGCACGCCTGGCACAATCCCGTTTTGCAGCACCTGATATTGACACTGCTTTAGCAGCTAGTGATAAGTATTTAACTGCAACTGAATCAGTAGAAAAAGCTGCTAGCTATGAAACGGAGTTTTTGGGCCCATTACGCGCGGCCATGGTTGCTCCAGTGGCAATTATCTTATTGGTAGGCCTAAAAATATCGTGGCTAGCTGCACTAATTATGAGCCTGGGTTCCTTAGTAGTACCTCTTATTATCTTCTGGGCCATTAAGACCTTACGTGGCGCTGGAGCCGGATATGGCCGTGCTTCTGGCCAGTTAGCTGGAAGCTTTCTAAGTAGCGTGCGGCACTTACAAAGCATATTGGTACTAAATGCAGCGACCCAACGTCGACAAATTATTTCTTCTTTAGCAGAAAATATTCGTCGGCAAGTAATGGGATTGCTCTATAAAAATCAGGCCATGATCTTAGTAACTGACGGCAGTTTTGGGCTCTTAGTTATGGCCTCCACTGCTGCAGTATCAGTAAGCGGACTAGCTGCGGGACGCTACGATGCCCCTACAGCGGTGGCCTTAATCTTGCTAGCCCGGCTACTAATTGATCCCGTTAATGCCATGGGTCGAACTTTTTATACCGGAATGTCTGGAAAGGCAGCTTTAAACCGCCTTAAATCCCAGCTACCAGCCTCGCAAGCCATTACTATGCCAGCCGCTGCAGAGATAAAGACGCAAGCTCCAAGTATTAGGGTGCAGAATTTGGGGGTTAGTAGAAAATCTGATGGGAAGCTAAAAGAAGTTATCAAAAATCTAAATTTAGAAATTCCTGCCGGTTACCACACTGCCATTATTGGACCATCTGGGGTCGGAAAATCCAGCTTGGGGCTAGCTTTAGCGGGGCTACTTCCCTACCAAGGCACCATCATGGTAGATGCCCAGCCGGTAACGGCACAGCAATTGCGCCAATTGGTTAGCTATATGCCGCAACAGGCTACCTTATTTTCGGGCAGCTTAGCTGAAAATATTGATCTAGCCGGTAAAGGTTTAGATATTGCGGAAATCCAGGACTCGCTGACCGCGGCCGCCCTAGATTTAGATCCAGCAACTTTAATTGGCGAGACAAATCGTCGCGGCCTATCTGGTGGACAGGCAGCTCGAGTAGCGCTAGCGCGGGCCCATGCGAAAGGCGCCAAAATTTTCGTCTTAGATGAACCCGTAGCGCAGCTAGATATTCAAACCGCCGCGGAGGTCCGAAATACTGCTAAAGCCCTCGGTATTACCCTAATTGAGATCACTCACCGGATTACTGAGGCCAATGAATCTCAGCAAATTATAGCCCTTAAAAATGGGGAATTAGTAGAGGCTGCAAGCTTTCAAAATGCCGCCGCACAGGCCGAAATACTTGAAAAAACTGAGGAAACCCAAAAATAA
- a CDS encoding phosphoribosyltransferase, whose amino-acid sequence MDMQAPKDAVNPIVDGRENLTYELFGTAMRELAQTIADDYRPDLILSIARGGLLIGGALGYALDVKNVSVINVEFYTGINERLEQPVMLPPTPKAIDLSGMKVLIADDVADTGETLRLVQEYCKETVAESRTAVIYKKPHSVIEPDYVWKKTDQWINFPWSVLPPVSSNIEKP is encoded by the coding sequence ATGGATATGCAGGCACCTAAAGATGCAGTAAACCCGATCGTCGATGGTCGCGAAAATTTAACTTATGAACTTTTCGGCACAGCTATGCGTGAACTAGCTCAGACCATCGCTGATGACTACCGTCCCGATCTAATTCTTTCAATCGCTCGCGGCGGCCTTTTAATTGGTGGCGCTTTGGGCTACGCCCTAGATGTGAAAAATGTTTCAGTAATTAATGTTGAGTTTTATACCGGCATTAATGAGCGTCTTGAACAACCTGTAATGCTACCTCCCACTCCGAAGGCAATTGACCTTTCAGGCATGAAAGTACTAATTGCAGACGACGTAGCAGATACCGGCGAAACACTGCGCTTGGTGCAAGAATACTGCAAAGAGACCGTAGCTGAATCTCGCACTGCGGTTATTTATAAAAAGCCTCATTCCGTAATTGAACCTGATTATGTGTGGAAGAAAACCGATCAGTGGATCAATTTCCCCTGGTCTGTTTTGCCACCTGTTAGCTCAAATATTGAAAAGCCTTAA
- a CDS encoding class I SAM-dependent methyltransferase, with the protein MNASLSSHLESVDPHEWPGVARVPQGLLAKQRARLAEAYFARACHKAGIDLFGTAAKEPDVRVQHEAVFYRIAASGWLGFTEGYMAGEWSAHNLSEVLEKLIKVGFNPPTLPTARVRPTTDSADTTGELPPGLVALSSGDGISAGLGLFSSGIPTTVQESFKSYVPNNSKKSRSSQYFVDVTRWTGPQAVVERADLKDAQERACTVLLDLAQVNSSAHILEIPCAGAAIGQAAALRGAAVDVITTDAAHAAEIEENFILSGVSQFVDINLLESPNAAQNSPIPARIRGRYDAVINVERLELLTAQDRKRYFALVDHVLSPTGVAAIQGVISTAEITRPANNALDALRAYIWPALDYPNLEELRKEIDRNTRLRLNSVAYLGQHYAASLELSDQIFRSQRSEAAAAGFDAIFRRLWIFQNALRRALLKLQMIDCVQYSLRPRIKQPYPGR; encoded by the coding sequence ATTTTGCGCGCGCCTGTCATAAAGCCGGCATAGATCTTTTTGGTACAGCCGCTAAAGAACCTGATGTACGCGTTCAGCATGAGGCTGTTTTTTATCGGATCGCGGCTTCGGGATGGCTCGGTTTTACCGAAGGTTATATGGCCGGCGAATGGAGCGCACACAACCTATCTGAGGTATTAGAAAAACTTATTAAGGTGGGTTTTAATCCGCCCACACTACCCACAGCCAGGGTACGTCCTACTACTGATAGTGCTGATACCACTGGCGAATTACCTCCGGGATTAGTAGCTCTTAGCTCAGGTGATGGTATAAGTGCAGGTCTCGGGTTATTTTCTTCCGGAATTCCGACGACAGTCCAAGAATCCTTTAAGAGTTATGTCCCAAATAATTCTAAAAAATCTCGTTCTAGCCAATATTTTGTAGATGTCACTCGCTGGACTGGGCCACAGGCAGTTGTGGAAAGAGCCGATCTAAAAGATGCTCAAGAACGGGCGTGCACAGTGCTTTTAGATTTAGCTCAAGTAAATTCTTCGGCTCATATTTTAGAAATCCCGTGTGCCGGTGCCGCTATTGGGCAAGCTGCAGCTCTTAGGGGTGCCGCTGTAGATGTTATTACCACCGATGCTGCGCATGCTGCTGAAATTGAAGAGAATTTTATTTTGAGCGGGGTTTCGCAATTTGTAGATATCAATTTATTAGAAAGCCCAAATGCGGCGCAGAATAGTCCTATACCAGCTCGTATTAGGGGCAGATATGACGCAGTTATTAATGTAGAGCGCTTAGAATTGCTTACCGCACAGGATCGAAAGCGCTATTTTGCTTTAGTAGATCATGTCTTAAGTCCCACCGGGGTAGCTGCCATCCAAGGTGTTATTTCTACTGCGGAGATAACTCGCCCGGCAAATAATGCCCTCGATGCTTTGCGGGCTTATATTTGGCCCGCTTTGGACTATCCGAATTTGGAAGAGTTGCGCAAAGAGATTGATCGCAATACTAGGTTACGGCTTAATTCTGTAGCCTATTTGGGGCAACATTATGCTGCCTCCTTGGAATTATCAGATCAAATATTTCGTTCACAGCGCTCTGAAGCTGCTGCGGCTGGTTTTGACGCTATATTTCGGCGGTTATGGATATTCCAAAATGCCTTGCGTCGCGCGTTATTGAAATTGCAGATGATTGATTGTGTGCAATATTCTTTGCGGCCGCGGATCAAGCAGCCCTATCCTGGCAGATAA